From the Gallaecimonas mangrovi genome, one window contains:
- a CDS encoding Lpp/OprI family alanine-zipper lipoprotein: MKRTLTLAALVVASSALFGCSSNASSEQADMLSNKMDQLSSKVDQIASDQASLKQEVQDAKAAAEQANMEAKRANQRIDNMSTHIYKK, from the coding sequence ATGAAACGTACATTGACTTTGGCTGCGCTGGTCGTGGCATCTTCTGCACTTTTCGGCTGCTCTAGCAATGCTAGCAGCGAGCAAGCAGATATGCTGTCGAACAAGATGGATCAACTGAGCTCTAAAGTTGACCAAATTGCATCTGACCAAGCATCGCTGAAGCAGGAAGTACAAGACGCCAAGGCAGCAGCAGAGCAGGCCAACATGGAAGCTAAGCGTGCTAACCAACGCATCGACAATATGTCTACACATATTTATAAAAAATAA
- a CDS encoding cation-translocating P-type ATPase: protein MTDTNNAATAPWHSQSSEQTIAQLESSTDSGLSPGAVQLRQQQYGCNRLTSKASRSLTALIWEQLNQPLVLILLAAAIITLFLQEYVDSGVIFGVVVMNAVVGFVQEYRALQAIESLALAMNTDATVLRDSLWRTVDAQSLVPGDIVRLQSGDKVPADLRLLCSRDLAIDESALTGESLAVTKKVATLPANTPLADRHNLAYSSTLVTFGTGIGIVVNTGDNTEVGRINTLIASADLLETPLTQKISAFSRLLLWAILGLALASILVGLARGQSLLDTFMAAVALAVGAIPEGLPAALTITLAIGVARMAKRRAIVRKLPAVETLGGTTVICSDKTGTLTCNQMTVRSLYLADGNCWQVTHDGYAPTGEILNTNDSTGEISQEVLTLLRCGQLCNDSRLVHADNTWLAEGDPTEVALITAAGKAGLKQEIEQSHWPRTDTLPFESQYQYMATLHKRPEQPPVLLVKGSAEAVLARCINLSQGAEIEKQVNTLATRGERVLAFAWRQLPENQRSINHQDVASLDFIGLQSMIDPPRQEAIAAVARCQQAGISVKMITGDHAITAQAIALQLGLTNAEQQAITGAELALLDEKALQQRVSQQVVFARVAPEQKLRLVKALQQLGHVVAMTGDGVNDAPALKQANIGIAMGQGGTEVAKESADMILTDDNFASIEAAVEEGRGIYDNLIKFITWTLPTNIGEGLVILFAILLGTELPILPVQILWINMTTAVLLGLMLAFEGKEPGLMQRPPNPPQMPILTRALTLRVLLVGGLLVLSAFVLFQWSLARSGDISHAHTVAVNVFVFGEFFYLFNCRNLHGSVWSVGFFSNKPLLVGAALMLLAQLLYTYLPLMQLLFASTAITALDWLAIVGCGFFISAVVALDKKRYQRP, encoded by the coding sequence ATGACAGACACCAATAACGCCGCTACTGCGCCTTGGCATAGCCAATCTTCAGAGCAAACCATCGCCCAGCTGGAAAGCAGCACCGATAGCGGCCTAAGCCCTGGCGCCGTTCAGCTTCGCCAGCAACAATACGGTTGCAACCGTTTAACCAGCAAAGCCTCTCGCAGCCTAACGGCACTCATTTGGGAACAACTTAACCAGCCGTTGGTGTTGATTTTGCTGGCAGCCGCCATCATCACCCTGTTCTTGCAAGAGTATGTCGACAGCGGCGTTATCTTTGGGGTGGTGGTAATGAACGCGGTGGTGGGCTTTGTCCAAGAATACCGCGCCCTACAAGCCATTGAGTCGCTGGCGCTGGCCATGAATACCGATGCCACCGTATTAAGAGACAGCCTGTGGCGCACCGTGGATGCCCAATCATTGGTACCTGGCGACATTGTAAGGTTGCAATCGGGTGACAAAGTCCCGGCCGACCTTAGGCTACTTTGCAGCAGAGACTTGGCCATTGACGAGTCAGCCCTTACCGGCGAGTCGCTAGCGGTGACTAAAAAGGTCGCCACCTTGCCAGCCAATACCCCGCTCGCTGACCGCCATAACCTCGCCTACTCTTCCACCTTGGTGACCTTCGGCACCGGCATCGGCATCGTTGTTAATACCGGTGACAACACCGAGGTTGGCCGCATCAACACCCTCATTGCCTCAGCCGACCTGCTTGAAACGCCCCTAACCCAAAAAATAAGCGCCTTTAGCCGATTGCTGTTATGGGCCATTCTTGGCCTCGCCTTAGCTTCCATCCTGGTGGGCCTTGCCAGAGGCCAAAGCTTGCTCGACACCTTTATGGCAGCGGTTGCTTTAGCCGTTGGCGCCATTCCTGAAGGCTTGCCAGCAGCCTTAACCATTACCCTGGCCATTGGGGTGGCCCGCATGGCAAAACGCCGGGCCATAGTGCGCAAACTGCCGGCCGTTGAAACCTTAGGCGGCACCACGGTGATTTGTTCCGATAAAACCGGCACCCTAACCTGTAACCAGATGACGGTACGCAGCCTGTACCTGGCCGATGGCAATTGCTGGCAGGTAACCCATGACGGCTATGCGCCAACCGGGGAAATTTTAAACACCAATGATTCCACCGGCGAAATCAGTCAAGAGGTACTGACCTTACTGCGCTGCGGCCAGCTGTGTAATGACAGCCGCCTAGTGCATGCCGATAACACCTGGCTTGCCGAAGGCGACCCAACCGAGGTGGCGCTGATCACCGCTGCCGGTAAAGCCGGGCTGAAACAGGAAATAGAACAAAGTCATTGGCCACGCACCGACACCCTGCCTTTTGAATCGCAATATCAATACATGGCAACCTTACACAAGAGGCCTGAGCAGCCGCCGGTTTTACTGGTTAAAGGTTCGGCGGAAGCGGTGTTGGCCAGGTGCATTAACCTTAGCCAAGGCGCCGAGATTGAAAAGCAAGTGAACACCTTGGCCACACGGGGCGAACGGGTACTGGCTTTTGCCTGGCGCCAGCTTCCCGAAAACCAGCGCAGCATCAACCACCAAGATGTTGCAAGCCTCGATTTTATCGGCTTGCAAAGCATGATAGACCCGCCCCGCCAAGAAGCTATTGCGGCGGTTGCCCGCTGCCAGCAAGCCGGGATCAGCGTCAAAATGATCACCGGCGACCACGCTATTACCGCCCAAGCCATTGCCCTTCAGTTAGGGCTTACCAACGCCGAGCAGCAAGCCATTACTGGCGCCGAACTTGCCTTACTGGATGAAAAGGCACTGCAGCAGCGGGTTAGTCAGCAGGTGGTATTTGCCCGCGTTGCCCCTGAGCAAAAACTGCGGCTGGTAAAAGCCTTGCAGCAATTAGGGCATGTGGTGGCCATGACCGGTGACGGCGTTAACGACGCCCCCGCCCTAAAACAAGCCAACATTGGTATTGCTATGGGCCAAGGCGGCACCGAAGTGGCCAAAGAGTCCGCGGACATGATCCTCACCGACGATAACTTTGCCAGCATTGAAGCGGCGGTCGAGGAAGGCCGCGGTATTTACGACAACCTCATCAAATTTATTACCTGGACCTTACCCACCAATATTGGTGAGGGTCTGGTTATTCTGTTTGCCATTTTGCTCGGCACCGAACTGCCGATATTGCCGGTGCAAATTCTTTGGATAAACATGACCACCGCCGTGCTCTTGGGGCTAATGCTGGCTTTTGAAGGCAAAGAACCCGGCCTGATGCAAAGGCCGCCCAACCCGCCACAAATGCCCATTTTGACCCGCGCTTTAACGCTGAGGGTACTGCTGGTAGGTGGCTTATTGGTGCTGTCTGCCTTTGTGTTATTCCAGTGGAGTCTGGCCCGCTCTGGCGACATTAGCCATGCCCACACGGTAGCGGTCAATGTGTTTGTCTTTGGTGAGTTTTTTTATCTTTTTAACTGCCGCAATCTGCATGGCTCGGTGTGGTCGGTAGGGTTTTTCTCTAATAAACCGTTACTGGTTGGCGCCGCGCTCATGCTGCTGGCGCAGCTGCTTTATACCTATCTGCCGCTCATGCAGCTTCTGTTCGCCAGCACGGCCATCACCGCCCTCGACTGGTTGGCGATTGTTGGCTGCGGCTTTTTCATTAGCGCCGTGGTGGCCTTGGATAAAAAGCGTTACCAAAGGCCCTAG
- a CDS encoding alpha/beta hydrolase yields MKAATKVLATSALALTINSAFANPTATSPENNPHLERHVASFLKVLNAGGGKPMQELSPTAARAVLSNAQQGVQLPPADVTTKVIHTNGKDIKLVIVRPKGSTGDLPVFMFFHGGGWILGDYPTHERLIRDLVNRSGDAAVYVDFSRSPEAHYPVAINQAYDATKWVAEHGKEIGVDGSHLAVAGNSVGGNMAAVVSLMAKDKGTPNIRFQLLMWPVTDANFNTGSYKEFAEGYFLTRPMMKWFWDAYTQDPQQRAQIYASPLRASLKELKGLPPALIQTAENDVLRDEGEAYGRKLNAAGVTVTSVRYNGLIHDFGLLNALAKVPEVEAALDQAGTALKEHLQ; encoded by the coding sequence ATGAAAGCTGCAACCAAAGTACTCGCCACCTCAGCCTTGGCTCTCACCATCAACAGTGCCTTTGCTAACCCCACAGCCACAAGCCCAGAAAACAACCCGCACCTTGAGCGCCATGTGGCCTCATTCTTAAAAGTGCTCAATGCCGGTGGTGGTAAACCCATGCAAGAGCTCAGCCCCACCGCCGCCCGCGCCGTGCTAAGCAATGCCCAACAAGGGGTACAACTTCCCCCCGCCGATGTCACCACCAAAGTGATTCATACCAACGGTAAAGACATTAAACTGGTGATTGTGCGCCCCAAAGGCAGCACCGGTGACTTGCCGGTCTTTATGTTCTTCCACGGTGGTGGCTGGATCTTAGGTGACTACCCAACCCACGAACGTTTAATTCGCGACTTGGTTAACCGCTCCGGCGACGCCGCTGTCTATGTTGACTTCAGCCGCTCTCCTGAAGCGCATTACCCTGTTGCCATTAACCAAGCCTACGACGCCACTAAATGGGTTGCTGAGCATGGTAAAGAAATTGGTGTAGACGGTTCACACCTGGCGGTGGCCGGCAACAGCGTTGGCGGAAACATGGCCGCGGTGGTTAGCCTGATGGCCAAAGACAAAGGCACCCCCAATATCCGCTTCCAACTGCTGATGTGGCCGGTAACTGATGCCAACTTCAACACCGGCTCTTATAAAGAATTTGCCGAGGGCTACTTCTTAACCCGCCCGATGATGAAATGGTTCTGGGATGCTTACACCCAAGATCCGCAGCAACGGGCGCAAATTTACGCTTCACCGCTACGCGCCAGCCTTAAAGAATTAAAAGGCCTGCCGCCAGCACTGATCCAAACCGCTGAAAACGATGTGTTGCGTGACGAGGGTGAAGCCTATGGCCGTAAACTCAATGCCGCTGGTGTTACCGTTACCTCAGTGCGCTATAACGGCCTTATTCATGACTTTGGTCTGTTAAATGCACTGGCTAAGGTGCCAGAAGTAGAGGCGGCGCTTGACCAAGCCGGCACCGCCCTTAAAGAGCACTTGCAATAA
- a CDS encoding YqaE/Pmp3 family membrane protein, with amino-acid sequence MDIIRLIFSIILPPLGVFLQVGIGLQFWINIILTCCGYLPGIIHAVWIIARR; translated from the coding sequence ATGGATATCATTCGTTTGATCTTCTCGATTATTCTGCCACCGCTTGGGGTGTTTTTGCAGGTGGGTATTGGCCTGCAATTTTGGATAAACATTATTTTGACCTGCTGTGGCTATTTACCCGGGATCATTCATGCGGTGTGGATCATCGCTCGCCGTTAA
- a CDS encoding Rdx family protein — translation MNKATIAIYYCRQCNWMLRSSWMAQELLHTFSEEIASLTLHPDTGGRFEIHCNGELIWERKRDGGFPDVKTLKKKVRDLIDPERNLGHIDQ, via the coding sequence ATGAACAAAGCCACCATCGCCATTTATTACTGCCGCCAATGCAACTGGATGCTGCGCTCTAGTTGGATGGCGCAAGAACTGCTGCACACCTTTAGCGAAGAAATAGCAAGCTTAACCTTGCACCCCGATACCGGTGGCCGCTTTGAAATTCATTGCAACGGCGAGCTGATTTGGGAACGCAAGCGTGACGGCGGCTTCCCTGATGTGAAAACCTTAAAGAAAAAGGTACGCGACCTTATCGACCCTGAGCGTAACTTGGGTCACATTGACCAGTAA
- the zigA gene encoding zinc metallochaperone GTPase ZigA has product MTTAHKRLPVTVLSGFLGAGKTTVLNHILNNRHGLKVAVIVNDMSEVNIDAALVNQEVTLNRSEEKLVEMSNGCICCTLREDLLIEVTRLAKEGRFDYLVIESTGISEPLPVAETFTFADEDGVSLSDVAQLDTMVTVVDAVNFLDEFQKGRSLKEAGESLGEEDERNVADLLTDQVEFCDVILISKTDLVTSSQLEALKGVLKGLNTQAKIVPISKGNVDIKEVLGTGLFSFEQAAQAPGWLKELRGEHIPETEEYGISSFVYRARRPFYPERFFNFLHNSDFAGRLIRSKGYFWLATRPQFAGQWSQAGGVAQYGFAGMFWKAVPKDNWPTDEDSLAFIHENWQEPFGDMRQELVFIGQNLDESAIRMALDECLLDDDTLLAGKDAWQQLPDPFPAWR; this is encoded by the coding sequence ATGACTACTGCCCATAAACGTTTGCCGGTCACAGTGCTGTCCGGCTTTTTAGGTGCCGGTAAAACCACGGTGCTTAACCATATTTTGAATAACCGCCACGGCTTAAAGGTGGCGGTTATTGTCAATGACATGAGCGAAGTGAACATTGACGCGGCCCTGGTTAACCAGGAGGTTACCCTTAACCGCAGCGAAGAAAAGCTGGTGGAGATGAGCAACGGCTGTATCTGTTGCACGCTTCGCGAAGATTTACTGATTGAAGTAACGCGCTTGGCCAAAGAAGGCCGCTTTGATTACCTGGTTATTGAGTCCACCGGTATTTCCGAGCCACTGCCGGTGGCTGAAACCTTTACCTTTGCTGATGAAGACGGCGTTAGTCTGTCTGACGTGGCGCAGCTCGACACCATGGTAACGGTGGTGGATGCGGTTAACTTTTTAGACGAATTCCAAAAAGGCCGCAGCCTGAAAGAAGCGGGTGAAAGCCTAGGTGAAGAAGACGAACGTAATGTGGCCGACCTACTTACCGATCAGGTGGAATTTTGCGATGTCATTCTTATCAGCAAAACCGACTTGGTTACTAGCAGCCAGCTTGAAGCGCTTAAAGGGGTACTAAAAGGCCTTAATACCCAAGCGAAAATAGTGCCGATCAGTAAAGGCAATGTCGACATTAAAGAGGTGTTGGGCACCGGGCTCTTTAGTTTTGAACAGGCTGCCCAAGCGCCAGGTTGGTTAAAAGAGCTGCGCGGTGAGCACATTCCCGAAACCGAGGAATATGGCATTAGCAGCTTTGTCTATCGGGCGCGCCGGCCTTTCTATCCAGAGCGCTTTTTTAATTTCCTGCACAACAGCGACTTTGCTGGCCGCCTTATTCGTTCTAAAGGTTACTTCTGGCTGGCTACCCGGCCGCAATTTGCTGGCCAATGGAGCCAAGCGGGCGGTGTGGCCCAATACGGTTTTGCTGGCATGTTCTGGAAGGCGGTACCAAAAGATAACTGGCCTACCGATGAAGACTCGCTGGCCTTTATCCATGAGAACTGGCAAGAGCCGTTTGGCGATATGCGCCAAGAGCTGGTGTTTATTGGCCAGAATCTCGATGAAAGCGCCATTCGTATGGCGCTGGATGAATGTTTGCTAGACGATGACACTTTACTGGCAGGCAAAGATGCCTGGCAGCAATTGCCTGACCCGTTCCCGGCTTGGCGATAA
- a CDS encoding c-type cytochrome — MYKWIFTALLVVAPLAQAFDDKDDAIHYRQSVFTLVAAHFHEMGAMVKGDEPFDAKAFQYRAESLAALSKMPLEGFLYPGSDKGDTKAKETVWQKTDEFKAKLAHFQGDAAKLEEAAKTGDMAVIKPAFMATAKNCKACHSEFKNR, encoded by the coding sequence ATGTACAAGTGGATTTTCACGGCGCTGCTGGTGGTTGCACCCTTGGCACAAGCCTTTGACGACAAAGACGATGCCATTCATTACCGGCAGTCTGTTTTTACCCTGGTGGCGGCTCATTTTCATGAAATGGGTGCCATGGTGAAGGGGGATGAACCTTTTGATGCAAAAGCCTTTCAGTACCGCGCTGAAAGTTTGGCTGCACTATCAAAGATGCCGCTGGAAGGCTTTTTATATCCTGGCTCTGACAAAGGGGATACCAAAGCCAAAGAGACGGTTTGGCAAAAAACTGACGAGTTTAAAGCCAAGCTTGCGCATTTTCAGGGTGATGCCGCCAAGCTGGAAGAAGCCGCAAAAACGGGTGACATGGCGGTGATAAAACCGGCCTTTATGGCAACGGCAAAAAACTGCAAAGCCTGCCACTCGGAATTTAAAAATCGCTAA